Proteins encoded in a region of the Zunongwangia endophytica genome:
- a CDS encoding 3-deoxy-D-manno-octulosonic acid transferase translates to MRGIYNLLTNLTKAALPLPAQFNPKLKLFVEGRKSVFQKLETLDLSEEWIWFHAASLGEFEQAVPIMEAMKKNYPNYRILVSFYSPSGYENKKSHPLADAIVYLPIDTPSNAKRFVTTLQPKLAFFIKYDIWPNFLKELKDHQIRTFLISGAFRKDQIYFKPYGSLFREALHVFEHIFLQNESSKALLETITIENTTVSGDTRFDRVARQLEYDNTLNFVAEFKQNKTCIVAGSTWPEDDAILLDYINTAPEEVKFIIAPHEIKPEKIARLKAQISKNTILFSEKNNAEIQQYQVLIIDTIGLLTKIYNYADVAYVGGAAGTSGLHNILEPATFGVPIIIGKNFEKFPEARQLQKLAGLFSVASAEEFKDATTKLVDDKTFREKTGMISGHFINSNTGATAAVISYLKNHDS, encoded by the coding sequence TTGCGAGGTATTTATAATTTACTTACTAATTTAACTAAAGCGGCTCTTCCGCTACCAGCACAGTTTAACCCAAAATTAAAACTGTTTGTAGAAGGTAGAAAATCGGTTTTTCAAAAACTGGAAACATTAGATCTTTCGGAAGAATGGATTTGGTTTCATGCTGCATCCCTGGGAGAGTTTGAGCAGGCTGTCCCTATTATGGAGGCGATGAAGAAAAACTATCCAAATTATAGAATTTTGGTAAGCTTTTATTCCCCTTCGGGATACGAAAACAAGAAAAGTCATCCGCTAGCTGATGCAATTGTGTATTTACCCATCGATACGCCAAGTAATGCTAAGCGTTTTGTAACTACACTTCAACCAAAACTCGCCTTTTTTATTAAATATGATATCTGGCCTAATTTCCTGAAAGAATTAAAAGATCACCAAATTAGGACCTTCCTTATTTCAGGAGCTTTTCGTAAAGACCAGATTTATTTTAAACCCTACGGAAGTTTATTTAGAGAAGCTTTGCATGTTTTTGAACATATTTTTCTTCAGAATGAATCTTCTAAAGCGCTTTTAGAAACAATTACTATTGAAAATACCACGGTAAGTGGTGACACCCGTTTTGATCGTGTCGCAAGGCAACTAGAATATGACAACACACTTAATTTTGTAGCTGAATTTAAACAAAACAAGACCTGTATTGTCGCGGGAAGCACCTGGCCAGAAGATGATGCGATTTTGTTAGATTATATTAATACGGCCCCAGAAGAAGTGAAATTTATTATCGCTCCGCATGAAATTAAACCTGAGAAAATTGCTCGTCTAAAAGCTCAAATTTCAAAAAATACGATACTTTTTTCCGAAAAAAATAATGCTGAAATTCAGCAATATCAAGTATTAATTATAGATACGATCGGCTTATTGACCAAAATCTATAATTATGCCGACGTTGCTTATGTTGGCGGTGCTGCCGGTACCAGCGGTTTGCATAATATTTTAGAACCAGCAACATTTGGTGTTCCGATAATTATCGGTAAAAACTTCGAAAAATTCCCAGAAGCCAGACAACTTCAGAAGTTAGCCGGATTATTTTCGGTTGCTTCCGCAGAAGAATTTAAAGATGCTACCACTAAACTTGTTGATGATAAAACATTCCGAGAAAAAACAGGAATGATAAGTGGGCACTTTATAAATAGCAATACCGGGGCTACTGCTGCTGTTATTTCTTATCTAAAAAATCATGATTCCTGA
- a CDS encoding glycoside hydrolase family 16 protein, translating into MKTRFAILGIVFLSLQSCGAQEKEMIWEENFDGNSLNMDYWSYENGNGCPDICGWGNNERQVYRPENIEIKDGMAIITAEKDGDDYFSSRINTKEKFEFKYGTIETRAKVPGGHGIWPAIWMLGNNISEVGWPASGEIDIMEYVGRMKDTLHTTLHTPANHGNNASTKVTKIDNVEDDFHIYKVEWSKDEIVYFIDGKKVYTFSPKVKDDEHYPFRHKFYFLLNMAIGGNFGGPEVDDNILPTKFYIDYIKVYQ; encoded by the coding sequence ATGAAGACAAGATTCGCAATTTTAGGGATAGTTTTTTTGAGTCTACAAAGTTGTGGTGCTCAGGAAAAAGAAATGATCTGGGAAGAAAATTTTGATGGAAATAGCTTAAATATGGATTATTGGAGCTACGAGAATGGTAATGGTTGTCCTGATATTTGTGGATGGGGAAATAACGAGCGCCAGGTTTATCGTCCAGAAAATATTGAAATTAAAGACGGGATGGCGATAATTACTGCTGAAAAAGATGGCGACGATTATTTCAGTTCTCGGATAAACACTAAGGAAAAGTTCGAATTTAAATACGGCACTATAGAAACCCGTGCAAAAGTACCTGGCGGACATGGTATTTGGCCGGCGATCTGGATGTTGGGAAATAATATAAGCGAAGTGGGTTGGCCTGCTTCCGGAGAAATCGATATTATGGAATATGTTGGCCGTATGAAAGATACCCTACATACAACTTTACATACGCCTGCAAATCATGGCAATAATGCCAGTACAAAAGTGACGAAAATCGATAACGTAGAGGACGATTTTCATATATACAAAGTAGAATGGTCTAAAGATGAAATTGTTTATTTTATCGACGGAAAAAAAGTGTATACTTTTTCACCTAAAGTAAAAGATGATGAGCATTATCCATTTCGACATAAGTTCTATTTTTTACTGAATATGGCAATTGGTGGAAACTTTGGTGGGCCTGAAGTAGATGACAATATTCTTCCTACTAAATTCTATATCGACTATATTAAAGTTTATCAATAA